The following are encoded in a window of Roseimaritima ulvae genomic DNA:
- a CDS encoding DUF1553 domain-containing protein — MAFWKAPLLKSLAQWGLFAAVGLTAFGYIASGLGKPQRAEARVAAIPASQSQSIQATVDDLNAEFQRHWHNRDVQPAPTADWQTICRRMSLSLVGSGLSVEEMRYLQSLPEQQRTQQCLDRLLADERFEDYWSERLTRSFVGAEEGPFIVFRRRRFVTWIRDQLHNNRPYDQMIREMITARGLWNDQPQVNFLTVTLDSGEEEGQVDVTRLASRTSRAFLGMRIDCLQCHDDFLGNVSLGTASESREGTQQDFHQLAAFFAVARFNGLQGIADQDHTYEYQYLDADEAVAVPPKVPFQEDLVDENLPVRQQLAHWMTHPENRQSARAAVNRVWALLLGKAMTDPVDDIPLHGPLPPGMDRLADDFVAHGWNLRRLIRVIVSSDVYQRDSRAPFEVTERHEQAWALFPVTRLRPEQVAGSVIQASRVKTLDSEGSFLMQLQKLTESNDFVKRYGDSGEDEFDLDAVTITQRLLMLNGNLVSEHTKQNPVLNACTHIAMFATNDEQAVETAYLAVLNRSPSERERETFVARLADGNRRQAIEDMYWVLLNSSELGWNH, encoded by the coding sequence ATGGCATTCTGGAAAGCACCGCTGCTGAAGTCGCTGGCCCAATGGGGGCTGTTTGCGGCCGTGGGTTTAACGGCGTTTGGATACATCGCCAGCGGCTTGGGCAAGCCGCAGCGCGCGGAAGCTCGCGTCGCCGCGATCCCCGCCTCGCAAAGCCAATCGATCCAGGCCACTGTCGACGATTTAAACGCGGAATTCCAGCGGCACTGGCACAACCGCGACGTCCAGCCGGCACCGACGGCGGACTGGCAAACGATCTGCCGTCGGATGTCCCTGTCGCTGGTCGGCAGCGGACTATCGGTCGAAGAGATGCGGTATCTGCAGTCGCTGCCAGAGCAGCAGCGGACGCAGCAGTGCTTGGACCGCTTGTTGGCCGACGAGCGATTTGAGGACTACTGGAGCGAACGGCTGACGCGGAGCTTCGTGGGCGCCGAGGAAGGCCCCTTCATCGTGTTTCGCCGCCGCCGCTTCGTCACCTGGATCCGCGATCAATTACACAACAACCGCCCCTACGATCAGATGATCCGGGAAATGATCACCGCCCGCGGTCTGTGGAACGACCAACCCCAGGTCAACTTCTTAACCGTGACGCTGGACAGCGGCGAGGAGGAAGGGCAGGTCGATGTGACCCGGCTGGCATCGCGGACCAGTCGAGCCTTTCTAGGCATGCGAATCGATTGCCTGCAGTGCCACGACGATTTTCTCGGCAACGTTTCACTGGGCACGGCCAGCGAATCGCGCGAGGGCACGCAACAGGATTTCCATCAGCTGGCCGCCTTTTTCGCCGTCGCCCGCTTTAACGGTTTGCAGGGCATCGCCGACCAGGATCACACCTACGAATACCAATACCTGGACGCCGACGAAGCCGTCGCCGTGCCCCCCAAGGTGCCTTTCCAGGAAGACCTGGTCGACGAAAACCTGCCCGTCCGCCAACAACTGGCTCACTGGATGACGCATCCCGAAAACCGTCAGAGTGCCCGCGCGGCGGTCAACCGCGTTTGGGCCCTGCTGTTGGGCAAGGCCATGACCGATCCGGTCGACGACATCCCGCTGCACGGCCCGCTGCCGCCGGGCATGGATCGGCTGGCCGATGACTTTGTGGCCCACGGCTGGAACCTGCGACGCCTGATCCGAGTGATCGTCTCCAGCGACGTCTATCAACGCGACAGCCGGGCTCCGTTTGAGGTCACCGAGCGACACGAACAGGCTTGGGCCCTGTTCCCGGTCACTCGCCTCCGCCCCGAACAGGTGGCCGGCAGTGTGATCCAAGCCAGCCGCGTCAAGACACTCGACTCCGAAGGTTCGTTCCTGATGCAACTGCAGAAGCTGACCGAATCCAATGACTTCGTCAAACGCTACGGCGACTCCGGCGAAGACGAATTCGATCTGGATGCCGTCACGATCACGCAGCGTCTGTTGATGCTCAACGGCAATTTGGTCAGCGAGCACACCAAGCAAAACCCCGTCCTAAATGCCTGCACTCACATCGCGATGTTCGCCACCAACGACGAACAAGCGGTCGAGACGGCTTATCTGGCCGTGCTGAATCGCTCCCCCAGTGAACGAGAACGAGAAACCTTCGTGGCCCGACTGGCCGACGGCAACCGCCGCCAAGCCATCGAAGACATGTACTGGGTGCTGCTCAACAGCAGCGAACTAGGCTGGAACCACTAG
- a CDS encoding glycoside hydrolase family 2 protein → MFDRTCWRCCLTGWLIVAACCLASVVPVAAEQIADPWRYSFEQPADNWQRADFDDTTWRQGRGGFGTQGTPAARIGTVWKTSDIWLRKSFQLDAVPEHPALLIHHDEDAEVYINGQRVLAVSGWSVDYAVVELPEQHHQTLRAGENLLAVHCHQNTGGQYIDVQVVDGDNPPPPPPAIPFQSDLITRWGAELDADNVWAEYPRPQLVRNHWQNLNGHWDYAVRPLAKQAGAEQAVPQKWDGEILVPFCLESKLGGVQRLLGADESLWYRRTFEASSNPGRRTLLNFEAVDYRCEVFVNGTSVGRHQGGNTPFSFDITDALRSGENELVVRVEDETEAWQLRGKQVLEPRGIWYTRVSGIWQTVWLEQVASSHVVDLKIHTDVDTGRIEVQPHIEGKQAVETVRLVVKDGDRKVAELQGGTDRLAVTIPDAKLWSPSSPHLYDLEVTLLNPAGDVLDQVSSYAGIRAVGKTRDADGHRRMTLNGQTLFHWGPLDQGWWPDGLLTPPSDEAMLFDIEYLKAAGFNMIRKHIKVEPRRYYYHCDRLGMMVWQDQVSAGHNPPWTRLKPNPEDADWPDDPHAQFMLELERMIDSLENHPSIVVWVPFNEAWGQHRTVAVGKWTVERDPTRLVNVASGGNFWPVGDIVDHHSYPHPNFPFAPQRYGDFIKVVGEFGGHGYPVKGHLWDAQRDNWGYGGLPKTKQEYLQRYVTSLEKLQQLKQQGIAAGVYTQTTDVEGEINGLMTYDRKQIKIPAKQLAELHRRLWED, encoded by the coding sequence AATCGCGGATCCCTGGCGATATAGCTTCGAACAACCGGCGGACAACTGGCAGCGAGCGGATTTTGACGATACCACTTGGCGGCAAGGTCGCGGTGGTTTTGGGACCCAAGGTACCCCCGCGGCTCGGATCGGCACGGTCTGGAAGACCAGCGACATCTGGCTGCGGAAATCCTTTCAGCTCGACGCCGTGCCCGAACATCCTGCTCTGTTGATCCATCACGATGAGGACGCCGAGGTGTATATCAACGGTCAGCGAGTGTTGGCCGTCAGTGGCTGGTCGGTCGACTACGCCGTGGTAGAACTTCCCGAACAACACCACCAGACGCTGCGGGCAGGCGAAAATCTGCTCGCCGTGCATTGTCACCAAAACACGGGCGGCCAGTATATCGACGTGCAGGTCGTCGATGGCGACAACCCGCCTCCACCCCCGCCAGCGATTCCCTTCCAGTCGGATTTGATTACCCGTTGGGGAGCCGAACTGGACGCGGACAATGTCTGGGCGGAATATCCGCGTCCGCAACTGGTCCGCAACCATTGGCAGAACCTGAACGGCCACTGGGACTACGCCGTCCGTCCGCTGGCCAAGCAAGCCGGCGCCGAACAAGCCGTACCCCAGAAATGGGACGGGGAAATTTTGGTGCCGTTTTGTTTGGAATCCAAGTTGGGTGGTGTACAGCGGTTGCTCGGTGCCGATGAATCCCTGTGGTATCGGCGGACGTTTGAGGCGTCGAGCAACCCCGGACGGCGGACGCTGTTGAATTTCGAAGCGGTCGACTATCGCTGCGAAGTGTTTGTGAACGGCACTTCGGTAGGCCGGCATCAGGGCGGTAACACTCCGTTTTCATTCGATATCACCGATGCGCTTCGCTCCGGCGAAAACGAATTGGTGGTCCGCGTGGAGGACGAAACCGAAGCCTGGCAGTTGCGTGGCAAACAGGTCCTGGAGCCACGTGGAATATGGTACACGCGAGTATCCGGGATTTGGCAAACCGTGTGGTTGGAGCAGGTCGCATCCAGTCATGTGGTCGACCTGAAAATCCACACCGATGTCGACACGGGCCGGATTGAAGTTCAACCCCACATCGAAGGCAAGCAGGCGGTCGAAACGGTTCGCTTGGTGGTCAAGGACGGCGACCGCAAGGTCGCGGAACTCCAAGGCGGCACGGATCGATTGGCCGTCACCATCCCTGACGCCAAATTATGGTCCCCCAGTTCGCCGCATTTGTATGACTTGGAAGTGACCCTGTTAAACCCCGCTGGAGACGTGTTGGATCAGGTCAGCTCCTACGCCGGCATTCGTGCGGTGGGAAAAACTCGTGACGCCGATGGGCATCGGCGGATGACGCTCAACGGCCAGACGCTGTTCCACTGGGGGCCACTCGATCAGGGTTGGTGGCCCGATGGTTTGCTGACGCCGCCATCGGACGAAGCCATGTTGTTCGATATCGAATATCTGAAGGCCGCGGGTTTTAATATGATCCGCAAACATATCAAAGTCGAACCACGGCGGTACTACTACCACTGCGATCGACTGGGGATGATGGTTTGGCAAGACCAGGTCAGCGCCGGCCACAACCCGCCTTGGACTCGGCTGAAGCCGAACCCCGAAGATGCGGATTGGCCCGACGATCCGCACGCTCAGTTCATGCTAGAGCTGGAACGCATGATCGATTCATTGGAAAACCATCCATCGATCGTTGTCTGGGTACCGTTCAACGAAGCTTGGGGACAACATCGCACGGTGGCAGTGGGCAAATGGACGGTCGAGCGAGATCCCACGCGGTTGGTCAACGTTGCCAGCGGCGGCAATTTTTGGCCCGTCGGAGACATCGTCGATCATCACAGCTACCCCCACCCCAACTTTCCCTTTGCCCCGCAACGCTATGGCGACTTTATCAAAGTCGTCGGCGAGTTCGGCGGGCACGGTTATCCCGTCAAAGGTCATCTATGGGACGCCCAACGCGACAATTGGGGGTACGGCGGATTGCCGAAGACGAAGCAAGAATATCTTCAACGGTATGTGACGTCGCTGGAAAAACTGCAGCAGCTGAAGCAACAGGGCATCGCCGCGGGGGTGTATACCCAAACCACCGATGTGGAAGGCGAGATCAACGGCTTGATGACCTATGATCGCAAGCAGATCAAAATCCCCGCCAAGCAGTTGGCCGAGCTGCACCGCCGGTTGTGGGAAGATTAG
- a CDS encoding Gfo/Idh/MocA family protein, protein MTTPRRTFLAASCAAASSALLAPHVSAMVTGKRIRVGQIGTAHAHASGKLAAMRQQEDLFEVVGVVEPDEARRAAMQKSKAYQGVTFLTEQQLLETPGLAAVAVETAVADLVPTAMRCLAAGKHIHLDKPAGVSLPQCVAMHQLADQNGLTIQMGYMLRYNPAFITLFEMVRDGWLGDITELTGAMSKLASEGLRKDLAQYAGGGMFELSCHLIDAMVTVLGRPDKVTAHNRGTRDDGFLDNQMAVFDYPTAIATIRANHLDPFGFPHRHFNVVGQSGAYHINPLEPPQAKLALDRPRGKYAKGTHALKFERPTGRYDAEFQDLAKVIRGEKQLAWDSKHDIAVHEAVLLASGMPTQ, encoded by the coding sequence ATGACCACCCCTCGACGTACTTTCCTGGCCGCTTCCTGCGCGGCGGCTTCTTCGGCTCTGCTTGCGCCTCATGTTTCCGCCATGGTCACGGGAAAACGTATTCGGGTGGGCCAGATCGGGACGGCTCACGCCCATGCGTCGGGCAAGCTGGCGGCGATGAGGCAACAAGAGGATTTGTTCGAAGTGGTGGGAGTTGTGGAGCCCGATGAAGCTCGTCGCGCGGCCATGCAAAAATCAAAAGCGTACCAGGGCGTGACGTTTTTGACCGAGCAGCAACTGCTGGAAACGCCGGGGTTGGCGGCCGTGGCCGTGGAAACGGCGGTGGCGGATCTGGTGCCCACAGCGATGCGGTGTCTGGCCGCCGGCAAACACATCCATTTGGACAAGCCGGCCGGGGTGTCGCTGCCGCAGTGCGTGGCGATGCATCAGTTAGCCGATCAAAACGGCTTGACGATTCAGATGGGTTACATGCTGCGTTATAACCCCGCCTTCATCACCCTGTTCGAAATGGTTCGCGACGGTTGGCTGGGCGATATCACCGAGCTGACCGGAGCGATGAGCAAACTGGCCAGCGAGGGACTCCGCAAAGATCTCGCGCAGTACGCCGGCGGCGGCATGTTCGAACTGTCCTGTCATTTGATCGACGCGATGGTGACCGTGCTGGGCAGGCCTGACAAAGTCACCGCGCACAATCGCGGCACGCGGGATGACGGTTTCTTGGACAATCAAATGGCCGTGTTCGACTACCCGACCGCGATCGCCACGATCCGAGCCAACCACCTGGATCCCTTTGGCTTTCCACATCGGCATTTCAACGTGGTGGGACAAAGCGGCGCGTATCACATCAACCCGCTGGAACCGCCGCAAGCCAAGCTCGCCCTGGATCGCCCGCGAGGGAAATACGCCAAGGGAACACACGCGTTGAAATTCGAAAGGCCCACGGGACGGTACGACGCCGAGTTCCAAGACTTGGCCAAAGTGATTCGCGGCGAGAAGCAATTGGCCTGGGACTCCAAGCACGACATCGCGGTGCACGAAGCGGTGTTGCTGGCCAGCGGGATGCCGACGCAGTAA
- a CDS encoding DUF1501 domain-containing protein produces the protein MHTPPICNTTQHFSRRSLLKAAGGGLFLSPLAAQLALADELSGGKERPKSVILLWMEGAPSQLETFDPHPGTSIGGEVTAIGTSNGNLQISNLLPQVAEQMHRAALVRSVTGKEGDHKRAVYNVKTGYRPNPSIVHPSIGSVVCHESNVGADIPRHVSILPGGSPARGGYLGPTYDAFKVYDPATSVPDVARRTTPERFNRRIDDLLNVVEDEFSRGRIADLERQRTLHTTATRAALTMMDSEQLNAFDVSQESKQLVTDFGDTAFGRGCLAAARLIEVGVRCVEVTLTGWDSHVNNHELQSSACQTLDPALATLLKTLAERDLLDTTLVVCGGEFGRTPGINPVGGRDHWPHGFSTLLAGCGIRAGAVHGATAPEPDLKADDLVAKNVEAPVTVADLHATILKAVGVEYDRILDTPVGRPMALSEGTPIRSILA, from the coding sequence ATGCACACGCCTCCGATCTGCAACACTACCCAACACTTCTCCCGCCGCTCGCTGCTGAAAGCGGCCGGAGGTGGTTTGTTCCTGTCGCCGTTGGCCGCCCAACTAGCCCTCGCCGACGAGCTCAGCGGCGGCAAGGAGCGTCCCAAGTCGGTGATATTGCTGTGGATGGAGGGCGCCCCCAGTCAACTGGAAACCTTTGACCCCCATCCGGGCACCTCGATTGGCGGCGAGGTCACGGCGATCGGCACTTCCAACGGGAACTTGCAGATTTCAAACCTGTTGCCGCAAGTTGCCGAGCAGATGCACCGCGCGGCCTTGGTTCGCAGCGTGACGGGCAAAGAAGGCGATCACAAGCGAGCGGTCTACAACGTCAAAACCGGTTATCGGCCCAATCCTTCAATCGTGCACCCCTCGATCGGATCGGTGGTCTGCCACGAAAGTAACGTCGGCGCGGACATCCCTCGCCACGTTTCCATTCTGCCCGGCGGCTCACCAGCTCGCGGCGGTTACCTGGGCCCCACCTACGATGCCTTTAAAGTCTACGACCCGGCGACCTCGGTTCCCGACGTCGCCCGCCGCACGACGCCCGAACGATTCAATCGCCGCATCGACGACCTGCTGAACGTTGTCGAAGACGAATTCTCACGCGGCCGCATCGCCGACCTGGAACGCCAACGCACACTGCACACCACCGCCACGCGAGCCGCGTTGACGATGATGGACAGCGAACAACTAAACGCTTTTGACGTCTCGCAAGAATCCAAGCAACTCGTCACCGACTTCGGTGACACGGCCTTCGGCCGCGGATGTTTGGCTGCCGCGCGACTGATCGAAGTCGGCGTGCGGTGTGTCGAAGTCACGCTCACCGGTTGGGACTCCCATGTCAACAATCACGAACTGCAGTCCAGCGCCTGCCAGACGCTCGACCCGGCCCTGGCGACCTTGCTGAAAACGCTGGCCGAGCGAGACCTGTTGGATACGACGCTGGTGGTTTGTGGCGGTGAATTCGGCCGCACCCCCGGCATCAACCCCGTCGGTGGACGCGATCACTGGCCGCATGGTTTTTCCACACTGCTTGCCGGTTGCGGGATTCGCGCGGGCGCGGTGCATGGCGCCACGGCCCCCGAGCCAGACCTAAAAGCCGACGACTTGGTGGCCAAGAACGTCGAAGCGCCAGTCACGGTCGCCGACCTGCACGCCACGATCTTAAAAGCCGTCGGAGTGGAGTACGACCGCATCCTCGATACCCCCGTCGGCCGCCCAATGGCACTCAGCGAAGGCACCCCGATCAGGTCGATCTTGGCGTAA